Within the Bacteroidia bacterium genome, the region GCCGGGTAACTGAGTGCCTGCCCAGGTGGTGGAATTGGTATACACGTACGTTTGAGGGGCGTATGTCGCAAGACTTACGAGTTCGAGTCTCGTCCTGGGCACTTCCGACAGGAAAAACCTGAGACGAGACGATCACCCAAGGCAGTGGGTGAAACGTACGGTTGAGGGGAACTCTCGTTCTGGTCATACCTTAGAAAACATAGCATTGCCCAGGTGGTGGAATTGGTATACACGTACGTCTCAGAAGCGTATTCCTCACGGATTGCGAGTTCGAGTCTCGCCCTGGGCACTTTTACTTTCCCAACTCTCTGCGAAGGCATTCCAGCGCAGCTCTTGACATCCGCTCAATATTTCTGATTCGGTCTTTACCAAAACGCATTGGCTCAGCCCGCACACCCTGCGGCGTATGAATGCCAATCCACACAAACCCTACAGGTTTAGTTTCTGATCCGCCTGAAGGACCAGCGACTCCCGTTGTGGAAAGAGCGTAATCCGTTCCAAAACGGCGGGCGGCCCCTTCAGCCATTTCCATTGCCACCTCTTCAGACACTGCACCAAATCTGATCAGAGATTCACTCTTCACATCGAGTAATTGTTCCTTTGCTTTGTTTGCATACGCTGTAACTGAGCCCATGAAATAATCCGATGAGCCGGCAATCTCTGTAATAAGATGTGCAAGAAATCCTCCTGTGCAGCTCTCCGCTACAGACATTGTTGCGCTTCTTTCACGAAGCCTTTCACCCACAGCTTGTCCAAGCGTAAACTCCCCTTCTCCGAATACCTCCCTCCCAAAAATATAATCAGGTATAATTCTCTCCAGCTCCTCGATTTTTTTCTCTACACGAATTTTGGGTTCCTTCCCGTCCTGAGAAGTGGCAGTAAGCCTCAGCCTGACCTGACCGGGTCGGGGCAAATAGGCAAGCTTGATTTTCTCCGACGCCAGCGCATCTTCCCATTCAGATATTTTCGCGGCCAAAAAAGACTCTCCGATACCCTGCGTAAGAACGGTTGCGTGAAAAATCTGAGGCAAGCTGAAGTGCTGCCTGAATTCGGGTATCACCTGGCCGCTCATGATGCCCTTCATTTCATAAGGAACACCCGGCATGGAAATAAAAATCTTCCCATTCTTTTCCATCCACATTCCGGGCGCTGTACCCATCGTGTTGTTTAATACTTTGCAACGTGAAGGCACCATGGCCTGTTGCCGGTTTACTTCCAGCATAGGCAGCCCACGTGATCGAAACATTTCCTCTACCTGGTTCAAAACGGAGGGATTCAGCACCAGGTGATCCTCAAAGTATTCACAGAAGGTAGTTTTGGTAATATCATCACGCGTAGGGCCGAGACCGCCGGTAATCAGTACAATATCTGACCGCCTCTCGGCGTCGTGAAGCGCGGACACTATTTGCTCGCGCTCATCCGGAATGCTTGTGATGCGGGTTACCTGAATGCCGGCCAGGCTGAGTCTTTCGCCCAACCAGGCTGAATTTGTATCCACAACCTGTCCTATCAGAATCTCATCGCCTATCGTAATGATCTCAGCCCGCATGGGATAAAAGTAGAGTTTTGGCCGAATATTTGTAGGTTTGAGGCCGAACCAAGCGCATGAACATGAAAAAACTGACGTATCTTCTGTTTGCAGGCCTGGGCGTTGCGGTGATTTCCTGTACGAGCACCCAGCTGAACCAGCTTAATCAGGTGATGAATACCAATACCACTCCAACAGAAAATCCGCTCACCAATGATGAGGTGATCGCCGG harbors:
- a CDS encoding competence/damage-inducible protein A — its product is MRAEIITIGDEILIGQVVDTNSAWLGERLSLAGIQVTRITSIPDEREQIVSALHDAERRSDIVLITGGLGPTRDDITKTTFCEYFEDHLVLNPSVLNQVEEMFRSRGLPMLEVNRQQAMVPSRCKVLNNTMGTAPGMWMEKNGKIFISMPGVPYEMKGIMSGQVIPEFRQHFSLPQIFHATVLTQGIGESFLAAKISEWEDALASEKIKLAYLPRPGQVRLRLTATSQDGKEPKIRVEKKIEELERIIPDYIFGREVFGEGEFTLGQAVGERLRERSATMSVAESCTGGFLAHLITEIAGSSDYFMGSVTAYANKAKEQLLDVKSESLIRFGAVSEEVAMEMAEGAARRFGTDYALSTTGVAGPSGGSETKPVGFVWIGIHTPQGVRAEPMRFGKDRIRNIERMSRAALECLRRELGK